The following coding sequences lie in one Haematobia irritans isolate KBUSLIRL chromosome 3, ASM5000362v1, whole genome shotgun sequence genomic window:
- the MED20 gene encoding mediator complex subunit 20 yields MGVTVLQPYQIPEGKTGAQAIDFLTKRLLALGAVHTGQFLVDCETYISAPQHGPSKAVHALHNSEYPVTTFSILDTGTGKQIPLVADNLFDLLMLKMTSVYTSKKQTKIESKGARFEYGDFLIKLGSVTMMENFKGILIEIEYRPCVVLLYCWEMIREVLQSFLGVTVPKEYPSYFTPQPVVNAMGQQQLHAKQNDIYEPIDTINQYLEHFTNYRKQNIMPQVSTQSSSNISMNTGMRVP; encoded by the coding sequence ATGGGAGTAACTGTTCTTCAACCCTATCAAATCCCCGAAGGTAAAACTGGAGCACAAGCTATTGATTTTCTAACAAAGCGTCTATTGGCTTTGGGTGCCGTGCACACTGGTCAATTTTTGGTTGATTGTGAAACATACATCTCGGCCCCGCAACATGGTCCATCGAAAGCGGTACATGCCCTACACAATTCAGAATATCCTGTAACAACATTCTCGATACTTGATACCGGTACTGGTAAACAAATCCCTTTAGTAGCTGATAATCTCTTTGATTTGCTTATGCTGAAAATGACCTCGGTTTATACATCaaagaaacaaacgaaaatcgAATCTAAAGGAGCTCGTTTTGAATATGGAGATTTTCTCATTAAACTGGGCTCCGTTACAATGATGGAAAATTTCAAAGGCATCcttattgaaattgaatatcGTCCTTGTGTTGTTCTATTATATTGTTGGGAAATGATACGAGAAGTTCTGCAAAGTTTCCTCGGTGTCACAGTACCCAAAGAGTATCCATCATATTTTACACCGCAACCTGTAGTTAATGCGATGGGTCAACAACAATTACACGCCAAACAGAATGATATTTATGAACCTATCGATACGATAAATCAATatttagaacattttacgaactaTCGTAAACAGAATATAATGCCACAGGTGTCGACACAGTCATCGTCAAATATTTCCATGAATACTGGTATGAGAGTACCGTAG
- the LOC142232026 gene encoding uncharacterized protein LOC142232026 isoform X1, giving the protein MNTIEEISEISEVQGINGNKQSSIKTKISSKSTTSTSSSTTNPTSNLSSPQTANGGGVSNGNGAAGPTTNANSNFSEEFREDLKIIGHLKNIEKLNEKRRVFLTNTISSEYSSDEKSETTTKATNGNRGKNNEGNDTTAFSNYNAKKVLVREHHIDSSSDVEHLHRSANGASSSPKYATLPLKTPKSPSSPPPKPPMLSRTRSIGVGDSRSMSSPPPTPKFPPTPLNSPILQDNGNNGDVTYVTTAIPEIISHTTQYIQPTESTMITSAKCAEPLQVTCVQLDPDETATVVLRSTAAANMNGDIGAGFAPEASLKDIPVKHYERLIEELKCPGCAFPMKSPIYLCKTGHSICEQCTRILLLCPLCKEGYTNIRSLTVEALCSKAHFKCSNAAGGCTVRLQLDLLSWHEKQCIYKPMKCFMGRVWGDCQWNGREAFWKDHLEAEHSSKIFTKDSVDLVWDMGGKQKPLTGYYVFQVFNEMFNFYEIYDKERILFTMTCTSTQKEKKLQFAYEVTLVNEDIEALSVTQKFPVHSEYDSDILAEGTCISFPLGDLTKFLDDDKMLHYRVRVLEVKTPRRSRGWRNIGTNGKLPIDFQQTNIEGVNLKNVPSDVIVTRRKDDIPFADNESELTSVGAVSSDDELEKSKREFYEKLEAKKKRNSGGSDTDPEFEAFIAKKWGTPQLNFNRKYLKGNATSSDNSSSTDESPKSTKLPNDDKISITSTSYKKRMSNTLRKSFRSLKSDLIEMKPFGKKSSPEKKLM; this is encoded by the exons ATGAATACAATTGAGGAAATTTCTGAAATCTCTGAAGTTCAGGGAATTAATGGCAATAAACAATcgtctataaaaactaaaattagttcTAAATCTACTACCAGTACTTCCAGTTCCACTACAAATCCAACAAGTAATTTGTCATCGCCACAAACAGCCAACGGTGGTGGTGTATCCAATGGTAATGGTGCTGCTGGCCCTACCACAAATGCCAATTCTAATTTTTCGGAAGAATTTCGGGAAGATTTAAAAATCATTGGCCATCTTAAGAATATTGAGAAACTCAATGAGAAACGCCGGGTTTTCTTAACCAATACCATATCTTCAGAGTATTCCAGTGATGAGAAATCGGAAACCACAACAAAAGCCACTAACGGAAATAGGGGTAAGAATAACGAAGGCAATGATACTACTGCCTTCTCCAATTATAATgccaaaaaagttttggtgcgaGAGCATCACATTGACAGTTCTTCCGACGTTGAGCATTTGCATCGCAGTGCAAACGGCGCATCATCGTCACCAAAGTATGCCACATTGCCTTTGAAGACTCCAAAAAGTCCAAGTTCACCACCGCCTAAACCTCCTATGCTAAGTCGTACCCGCAGTATTGGTGTAGGTGACAGTCGTTCAATGAGTTCTCCACCGCCCACACCGAAATTTCCCCCTACACCCCTCAATTCACCCATCCTACAAGATAATGGCAATAACGGAGATGTTACATACGTAACAACAGCCATACCGGAAATTATTTCGCATACCACACAATATATTCAGCCGACGGAAAGTACCATGATAACATCTGCAAAATGTGCAGAACCTCTTCAAGTTACTTGCGTTCAATTAGATCCTGATGAAACAGCTACCGTTGTACTGCGGTCCACAGCGGCAGCTAATATGAATGGTGATATTGGTGCCGGATTTGCACCGGAAGCTTCCCTAAAGGATATACCAGTTAAACATTATGAACGTCTAATTGAGGAATTGAAATGTCCCGGATGTGCCTTTCCCATGAAATCGCCAATTTATTTATGTAAGACTGGCCACAGTATTTGTGAACAATGCACCAGGATATTGCTGCTATGTCCACTGTGTAAG GAAGGTTATACCAACATACGATCCCTCACAGTTGAAGCCCTCTGCTCTAAAGCTCATTTCAAGTGTTCGAATGCTGCCGGTGGATGTACTGTACGATTACAACTCGACCTATTATCATGGCATGAGAAACAATGCATTTATAAACCAATGAAATGCTTTATGGGTCGAGTATGGGGAGATTGCCAATGGAATGGCCGTGAGGCTTTCTGGAAAGATCATTTGGAAGCTGAACATTCGAGCAAGATATTTACCAAAGATTCCGTAGATTTGGTATGGGATATGGGTGGAAAACAAAAACCTCTGACTGGCTATTATGTATTCCAAGTGTTTAATGAAATGTTCAACTTCTATGAAATCTATGACAAGGAAAGGATTCTTTTCACCATGACCTGTACATCAACACAAAAAGAGAAGAAATTACAATTTGCCTATGAGGTTACACTGGTAAATGAGGATATTGAGGCATTGTCGGTGACACAGAAATTCCCAGTACATAGTGAATATGATTCGGACATCTTGGCCGAAGGAACCTGCATCAGTTTTCCTCTCGgtgatttgaccaaatttttggaTGACGATAAG ATGCTGCACTATCGCGTACGTGTTTTGGAAGTTAAAACACCTCGTAGATCACGCGGCTGGCGTAATATCGGTACGAATGGTAAATTGCCCATAGATTTTCAGCAAACCAATATTGAaggtgtaaatttaaaaaatgttccctCAGATGTTATTGTCACCAGGCGTAAGGACGATATACCATTTGCCGATAACGAATCTGAGTTGACTTCGGTTGGTGCCGTTTCTTCTGATgatgaacttgaaaaatccaaacGTGAATTCTATGAAAAACTAGAGGCTAAGAAAAAACGCAATAGTGGTGGTTCTGATACTGATCCGGAATTTGAAGCTTTCATTGCCAAGAAATGGGGTACACCACAGCTGAATTTCAATCGCAAATATTTGAAGGGCAATGCCACATCTAGCGACAACTCTTCCTCTACCGATGAGTCTCCTAAATCAACAAAACTTCCTAATGATGATAAGATATCCATAACAAGCACTAGTTATAAGAAACGTATGTCCAATACACTTCGTAAGAGTTTTCGCTCACTGAAAAGTGATCTTATCGAAATGAAGCCATTTGGAAAAAAGTCATCTCCTGAAAAGAAGTTAATGTGA
- the LOC142232026 gene encoding uncharacterized protein LOC142232026 isoform X2: MNTIEEISEISEVQGINGNKQSSIKTKISSKSTTSTSSSTTNPTSNLSSPQTANGGGVSNGNGAAGPTTNANSNFSEEFREDLKIIGHLKNIEKLNEKRRVFLTNTISSEYSSDEKSETTTKATNGNRGKNNEGNDTTAFSNYNAKKVLVREHHIDSSSDVEHLHRSANGASSSPKYATLPLKTPKSPSSPPPKPPMLSRTRSIGVGDSRSMSSPPPTPKFPPTPLNSPILQDNGNNGDVTYVTTAIPEIISHTTQYIQPTESTMITSAKCAEPLQVTCVQLDPDETATVVLRSTAAANMNGDIGAGFAPEASLKDIPVKHYERLIEELKCPGCAFPMKSPIYLCKTGHSICEQCTRILLLCPLCKEGYTNIRSLTVEALCSKAHFKCSNAAGGCTVRLQLDLLSWHEKQCIYKPMKCFMGRVWGDCQWNGREAFWKDHLEAEHSSKIFTKDSVDLVWDMGGKQKPLTGYYVFQVFNEMFNFYEIYDKERILFTMTCTSTQKEKKLQFAYEVTLVNEDIEALSVTQKFPVHSEYDSDILAEGTCISFPLGDLTKFLDDDKMLHYRVRVLEVKTPRRSRGWRNIGTNDVIVTRRKDDIPFADNESELTSVGAVSSDDELEKSKREFYEKLEAKKKRNSGGSDTDPEFEAFIAKKWGTPQLNFNRKYLKGNATSSDNSSSTDESPKSTKLPNDDKISITSTSYKKRMSNTLRKSFRSLKSDLIEMKPFGKKSSPEKKLM, from the exons ATGAATACAATTGAGGAAATTTCTGAAATCTCTGAAGTTCAGGGAATTAATGGCAATAAACAATcgtctataaaaactaaaattagttcTAAATCTACTACCAGTACTTCCAGTTCCACTACAAATCCAACAAGTAATTTGTCATCGCCACAAACAGCCAACGGTGGTGGTGTATCCAATGGTAATGGTGCTGCTGGCCCTACCACAAATGCCAATTCTAATTTTTCGGAAGAATTTCGGGAAGATTTAAAAATCATTGGCCATCTTAAGAATATTGAGAAACTCAATGAGAAACGCCGGGTTTTCTTAACCAATACCATATCTTCAGAGTATTCCAGTGATGAGAAATCGGAAACCACAACAAAAGCCACTAACGGAAATAGGGGTAAGAATAACGAAGGCAATGATACTACTGCCTTCTCCAATTATAATgccaaaaaagttttggtgcgaGAGCATCACATTGACAGTTCTTCCGACGTTGAGCATTTGCATCGCAGTGCAAACGGCGCATCATCGTCACCAAAGTATGCCACATTGCCTTTGAAGACTCCAAAAAGTCCAAGTTCACCACCGCCTAAACCTCCTATGCTAAGTCGTACCCGCAGTATTGGTGTAGGTGACAGTCGTTCAATGAGTTCTCCACCGCCCACACCGAAATTTCCCCCTACACCCCTCAATTCACCCATCCTACAAGATAATGGCAATAACGGAGATGTTACATACGTAACAACAGCCATACCGGAAATTATTTCGCATACCACACAATATATTCAGCCGACGGAAAGTACCATGATAACATCTGCAAAATGTGCAGAACCTCTTCAAGTTACTTGCGTTCAATTAGATCCTGATGAAACAGCTACCGTTGTACTGCGGTCCACAGCGGCAGCTAATATGAATGGTGATATTGGTGCCGGATTTGCACCGGAAGCTTCCCTAAAGGATATACCAGTTAAACATTATGAACGTCTAATTGAGGAATTGAAATGTCCCGGATGTGCCTTTCCCATGAAATCGCCAATTTATTTATGTAAGACTGGCCACAGTATTTGTGAACAATGCACCAGGATATTGCTGCTATGTCCACTGTGTAAG GAAGGTTATACCAACATACGATCCCTCACAGTTGAAGCCCTCTGCTCTAAAGCTCATTTCAAGTGTTCGAATGCTGCCGGTGGATGTACTGTACGATTACAACTCGACCTATTATCATGGCATGAGAAACAATGCATTTATAAACCAATGAAATGCTTTATGGGTCGAGTATGGGGAGATTGCCAATGGAATGGCCGTGAGGCTTTCTGGAAAGATCATTTGGAAGCTGAACATTCGAGCAAGATATTTACCAAAGATTCCGTAGATTTGGTATGGGATATGGGTGGAAAACAAAAACCTCTGACTGGCTATTATGTATTCCAAGTGTTTAATGAAATGTTCAACTTCTATGAAATCTATGACAAGGAAAGGATTCTTTTCACCATGACCTGTACATCAACACAAAAAGAGAAGAAATTACAATTTGCCTATGAGGTTACACTGGTAAATGAGGATATTGAGGCATTGTCGGTGACACAGAAATTCCCAGTACATAGTGAATATGATTCGGACATCTTGGCCGAAGGAACCTGCATCAGTTTTCCTCTCGgtgatttgaccaaatttttggaTGACGATAAG ATGCTGCACTATCGCGTACGTGTTTTGGAAGTTAAAACACCTCGTAGATCACGCGGCTGGCGTAATATCGGTACGAATG ATGTTATTGTCACCAGGCGTAAGGACGATATACCATTTGCCGATAACGAATCTGAGTTGACTTCGGTTGGTGCCGTTTCTTCTGATgatgaacttgaaaaatccaaacGTGAATTCTATGAAAAACTAGAGGCTAAGAAAAAACGCAATAGTGGTGGTTCTGATACTGATCCGGAATTTGAAGCTTTCATTGCCAAGAAATGGGGTACACCACAGCTGAATTTCAATCGCAAATATTTGAAGGGCAATGCCACATCTAGCGACAACTCTTCCTCTACCGATGAGTCTCCTAAATCAACAAAACTTCCTAATGATGATAAGATATCCATAACAAGCACTAGTTATAAGAAACGTATGTCCAATACACTTCGTAAGAGTTTTCGCTCACTGAAAAGTGATCTTATCGAAATGAAGCCATTTGGAAAAAAGTCATCTCCTGAAAAGAAGTTAATGTGA